A section of the Gloeobacter violaceus PCC 7421 genome encodes:
- a CDS encoding tocopherol cyclase family protein has protein sequence MPLPAAVLTTPHSGYHWPGSLLSPRNRRFFEGWYYRVSLAEEGESFAFMYAIEDPAGGAPTSGGFAQVLGPEDGRTYQLFGGVEGFWATPDRLALGHRQDPPGPAGYLEPEDFEAKVRRGYQATDSLNQGCIEDETGEITRWCYRLRPVHGWGAPGRPVATMGWLSYLPVFEPGWQILMADGLAEGWIEWRGRRYTFTGAPAYGEKNWGGAFPTQWFWVQANAFEGSPGAALVAGGGRRGVLWWEESVAMVGFYWAGRFYRFTAGQEKLTCTVTPWGHWHIEALSERHRIEVSGTVAPEGGIELLAPTANGSRFVCRDTLKGEVRVRLERRWGDRAVLFDGRTPLGGLETGGGPWDGEWRISC, from the coding sequence ATGCCGCTTCCCGCCGCCGTCCTCACCACCCCCCATAGCGGCTACCACTGGCCGGGTTCGCTGCTGTCGCCCCGCAATCGCCGCTTCTTCGAAGGCTGGTACTACCGGGTGAGCCTTGCTGAGGAGGGCGAATCGTTCGCCTTTATGTACGCAATCGAAGACCCGGCCGGGGGAGCGCCGACCAGCGGCGGTTTTGCCCAGGTGCTCGGTCCTGAAGACGGCCGCACCTACCAACTCTTTGGGGGCGTGGAGGGCTTCTGGGCCACCCCCGACCGCCTTGCCCTCGGCCACCGGCAAGATCCGCCCGGACCGGCGGGGTATCTGGAGCCGGAGGATTTTGAAGCGAAAGTGCGCCGGGGCTACCAGGCCACCGACAGCCTCAACCAGGGCTGTATCGAGGACGAGACAGGAGAGATCACCCGCTGGTGCTACCGGCTCCGGCCGGTGCACGGTTGGGGAGCACCGGGGCGACCGGTGGCGACGATGGGCTGGCTGTCGTACCTGCCGGTGTTCGAACCCGGCTGGCAAATCTTGATGGCCGACGGCCTGGCGGAGGGCTGGATCGAATGGCGAGGACGGCGCTATACTTTCACCGGCGCCCCCGCCTACGGCGAAAAAAACTGGGGCGGAGCCTTTCCCACCCAGTGGTTCTGGGTGCAGGCCAACGCCTTCGAGGGTTCCCCGGGCGCGGCGCTGGTGGCGGGGGGCGGACGGCGCGGGGTGCTGTGGTGGGAAGAATCGGTGGCGATGGTCGGCTTCTACTGGGCCGGGCGATTCTACCGGTTTACGGCCGGGCAGGAAAAGCTCACCTGTACCGTCACGCCCTGGGGCCACTGGCACATCGAAGCGCTCTCGGAGCGCCACCGCATCGAAGTCAGCGGCACCGTCGCCCCGGAGGGCGGCATCGAGCTGTTGGCACCGACGGCGAACGGCTCGCGCTTCGTGTGCCGCGACACCCTCAAGGGGGAGGTGCGGGTGCGCCTGGAGCGGCGCTGGGGCGACCGGGCAGTATTGTTCGACGGACGGACACCTCTGGGAGGGCTGGAGACCGGCGGCGGTCCGTGGGACGGTGAGTGGCGTATTTCTTGTTAG
- a CDS encoding methyltransferase domain-containing protein: MGERTVLNENIRRFYDASSGLWEEVWGEHMHHGHWEVGEADKDRRVAQVDLVVRLLDWAGIDRAESIVDVGCGIGGSSLFLAERFGARVEGITLSPVQCKRAAERAREHHLDGRAHFQVADAHRMPFADGRFDLVWSLESGEHMADKAQFLRECHRVLRPGGRFVFVTWCCRHGALDARDQKWLGAIYRIYHLPYILSIESYTQLLGETGFSGIRTTDWSDRVARFWSLVIDSALEPAVLWKVIAQGPTVIKGALAMQLMRRSYARGLVRFGVFAAQKAEG, encoded by the coding sequence ATGGGCGAGCGAACGGTTCTCAACGAAAATATCCGGCGGTTCTACGACGCGTCCTCCGGGTTGTGGGAGGAGGTCTGGGGCGAGCACATGCACCACGGCCACTGGGAAGTGGGGGAAGCGGACAAAGATCGCCGCGTCGCCCAGGTGGATTTGGTCGTCAGGCTCCTCGACTGGGCGGGGATCGACCGGGCCGAGTCGATCGTCGATGTCGGCTGCGGCATCGGCGGCAGCAGTCTGTTTCTGGCGGAGCGCTTCGGCGCCCGGGTGGAGGGGATCACCCTCAGCCCCGTGCAGTGTAAGCGCGCCGCCGAGCGCGCCCGCGAGCACCATCTGGACGGGCGCGCGCACTTTCAGGTGGCCGACGCCCACCGGATGCCCTTCGCCGACGGCCGGTTCGACCTGGTCTGGTCGCTCGAAAGCGGTGAGCACATGGCCGACAAGGCCCAATTTTTGCGCGAATGCCACCGGGTGCTCAGGCCCGGCGGCCGCTTCGTGTTTGTGACTTGGTGCTGTCGCCACGGCGCCTTGGACGCGCGGGATCAAAAATGGCTCGGGGCGATCTACCGGATCTACCACCTGCCCTACATCCTCTCGATCGAGAGCTACACGCAGTTGCTTGGTGAGACGGGGTTCTCGGGCATTCGGACCACCGACTGGTCCGATCGGGTGGCCCGCTTCTGGTCGCTGGTCATCGATTCGGCCCTCGAACCGGCGGTGCTGTGGAAGGTGATCGCCCAGGGACCGACGGTAATCAAAGGCGCGCTCGCCATGCAGTTGATGCGGCGCAGCTACGCGCGGGGGCTGGTGCGCTTCGGCGTGTTCGCGGCCCAAAAGGCGGAGGGATAA
- a CDS encoding VOC family protein produces MLLGFAWMELFVESAQASANRLCAQMGFTPVGCFEDCNTFSLAIRNGGALLVVSEALGATGPVQRYLDGHPQGIADVAFWTEAFPGGPGALPGRLPATGQIVGPAGITHTFAPPQPGDLPPGFLPLPGAALRRELAGIDHVVLNLGTEAFEPAIHWYRQVLGLEASRYFEISTPHSALKSWVLTDSAHRVRLPLNAPLTANSQVSEFLEANGGPGVQHIALRTTNIAHTVDHLRTLGVEFLDAPATYFERLGDRVDLAGLDMETLRRLHILVDQDESEGRILQIFTRPLFAEPTLFFEFIERQGTALGFGEGNFQSLFEAIEREQQSRGTLEAERKPAFVQDAL; encoded by the coding sequence ATGCTGCTGGGGTTCGCCTGGATGGAGTTGTTCGTCGAGTCGGCACAGGCGAGCGCCAATCGCCTCTGCGCCCAGATGGGCTTTACCCCGGTGGGCTGCTTCGAGGATTGTAATACTTTTAGTCTTGCGATACGCAATGGCGGTGCGCTGCTGGTGGTGAGCGAGGCGCTTGGAGCGACCGGTCCGGTGCAGCGGTACCTCGATGGCCACCCCCAGGGGATCGCCGATGTCGCTTTTTGGACGGAAGCGTTTCCGGGTGGCCCCGGCGCTCTCCCCGGTCGCCTGCCCGCCACCGGACAAATCGTGGGGCCGGCGGGGATCACCCATACGTTCGCGCCTCCCCAGCCGGGCGATCTGCCGCCGGGTTTTCTTCCCCTGCCGGGCGCCGCGCTGCGCCGCGAGCTGGCTGGGATCGACCACGTCGTGCTCAACCTCGGCACCGAAGCCTTCGAGCCTGCCATCCACTGGTACCGGCAGGTGCTTGGGCTCGAAGCGAGCCGCTACTTTGAAATTTCCACCCCCCACTCGGCCCTCAAAAGCTGGGTACTCACCGACTCTGCCCATCGCGTGCGCCTGCCGCTGAATGCCCCGCTGACTGCCAACTCCCAGGTGAGCGAATTTCTGGAGGCCAACGGTGGCCCGGGAGTGCAGCATATTGCCCTACGCACGACGAATATTGCCCACACGGTCGACCACCTGCGCACCCTGGGGGTGGAATTTCTCGACGCCCCGGCTACCTACTTCGAGCGCCTTGGAGATCGCGTCGATCTGGCCGGTCTGGACATGGAGACCTTGCGCCGATTGCACATCCTCGTCGACCAGGACGAAAGCGAAGGACGAATCTTGCAAATATTTACCCGACCGCTGTTCGCGGAGCCGACCTTGTTCTTCGAATTTATCGAGCGCCAGGGAACAGCCCTCGGCTTCGGCGAAGGTAACTTTCAGTCGCTTTTTGAAGCAATCGAACGGGAGCAGCAGTCGCGCGGCACCCTGGAGGCAGAGCGCAAACCCGCCTTCGTGCAGGACGCGCTATAG
- a CDS encoding plasmid stabilization protein: MITATAARHGLAVATRNLRHFQMFGARVVNPWEGQKIQ; this comes from the coding sequence TTGATCACCGCAACAGCCGCCCGCCACGGTCTGGCGGTTGCTACGCGCAATCTGCGCCACTTTCAGATGTTCGGAGCAAGGGTGGTAAACCCCTGGGAAGGACAGAAGATCCAGTAG
- a CDS encoding DUF1257 domain-containing protein: MSHLSTLPTKLNNVQLLIASLQDLGVQVKIDAEARGGCGRNFRADVVAVLAGEYDLGWALNAEGNLDLVGDLQGVARYHNPTEFIDAVNQKYALKKALHQIQTSGYTVLAQQVGVHGTHRLSVGR, translated from the coding sequence ATGTCTCACTTGAGCACTTTACCGACCAAATTGAATAACGTCCAACTTTTGATCGCGTCTTTGCAAGACCTGGGTGTGCAGGTCAAAATCGACGCCGAAGCCCGCGGTGGTTGTGGTCGAAATTTTCGTGCCGACGTGGTAGCCGTTCTTGCCGGTGAATACGATCTCGGTTGGGCTCTAAACGCCGAAGGCAATCTCGACCTGGTGGGAGATCTTCAGGGCGTAGCCCGCTACCACAATCCGACTGAATTCATCGATGCCGTCAACCAGAAGTATGCGCTAAAAAAAGCACTCCATCAGATTCAGACTTCCGGCTACACGGTGCTTGCTCAGCAAGTCGGTGTGCACGGTACCCATCGCTTAAGTGTCGGCCGTTGA
- a CDS encoding serine hydrolase domain-containing protein, whose product MKKWLPVLLTLLLLCTMTIPGRADAIDDYVQNQMREQRIPGLSLAIVQNDRLVKAKGYGLANVELNVPVAPESVFQSGSVGKQFTATAVMLLVEEGKINLDDKIGRYLAGAPSAWRGITVCHLLTHTSGIRDYEGENGPAIDFRRDYTDEELVARAAAMPLDFAPGEKWKYSNTGYVLLGIIVKNASGQFYGDLLDERVFKPLGMQATRVITEADIVANRAAGYRLENDALKNQAYVSPSLNRTADGSLYLTVLDMVKWDAALYTEKLLKKSSLERMWTPVTLNDGKTYPYGFGWALGSVAGRRLIEHAGQWQGFTAHIARYVDDKLTVIVLTNLAQANPSPIAHGIAGLYVPTLGQPQSSAGR is encoded by the coding sequence ATGAAAAAATGGCTGCCCGTTCTGCTGACATTGCTGCTGCTCTGCACAATGACCATTCCTGGCCGGGCCGATGCGATCGACGATTATGTCCAGAACCAGATGCGCGAGCAGCGCATTCCTGGTTTGTCGCTGGCGATCGTGCAGAACGACCGCCTCGTCAAGGCCAAAGGGTACGGCCTGGCCAACGTCGAATTGAACGTCCCGGTCGCTCCCGAGAGTGTCTTTCAGTCGGGCTCGGTGGGCAAGCAGTTCACGGCCACCGCGGTGATGCTGCTGGTGGAAGAAGGCAAAATCAATCTCGACGACAAGATCGGCCGTTATCTGGCGGGAGCGCCGTCCGCCTGGCGGGGGATCACCGTTTGTCATCTGCTCACCCACACCTCGGGCATCAGAGATTACGAGGGCGAGAACGGACCGGCCATCGATTTTCGCCGCGACTACACCGACGAAGAACTGGTCGCCCGGGCCGCCGCCATGCCCCTCGATTTTGCCCCGGGTGAAAAGTGGAAGTACAGCAACACCGGCTATGTACTACTGGGGATCATTGTCAAAAATGCCTCGGGACAGTTCTATGGGGATTTGCTCGACGAACGGGTCTTCAAACCCCTCGGCATGCAGGCCACCCGGGTGATCACCGAGGCGGACATCGTTGCCAACCGCGCCGCCGGCTACCGCCTGGAGAACGACGCCCTCAAAAATCAAGCGTATGTTTCCCCGTCGCTCAATCGGACCGCCGACGGCTCGCTCTATCTGACGGTGCTCGACATGGTCAAGTGGGACGCAGCCCTCTACACCGAAAAACTACTCAAAAAGTCCAGCCTCGAGCGGATGTGGACGCCGGTGACGCTCAACGACGGCAAGACGTACCCTTATGGCTTTGGATGGGCGCTCGGATCGGTGGCCGGGCGCCGCCTCATCGAGCACGCAGGGCAGTGGCAGGGATTTACCGCCCACATCGCCCGCTACGTCGACGACAAACTCACCGTCATCGTCCTCACCAATCTGGCGCAAGCCAACCCGTCGCCCATTGCCCACGGGATCGCCGGATTGTACGTTCCAACTCTAGGACAACCTCAATCTTCCGCCGGCCGTTGA
- a CDS encoding dipeptide epimerase gives MKIAQATARVEAFALVRPYTIALRHVGTVENVIVQLQTASGLIGLGAASAAADVTGESDQACREALLGGAIGWLVGEDIRELPKLCRRLGERMAGRPAARAAVDIALHDLLAQHLGVPLVAMLGRVHTGLPTSITIGIKPLDETLAEAREYLGRGFRILKVKTGLDLEGDIERLARLREQVGDAVHLRVDPNQGYSIAEVEQFVRRTAHLFLEFLEQPIPAGDIAALRALPPDIRLRIAADESLLDERDALKLLTPSPACGIFNIKLMKCGGIRPALAIAGLAEIAGIELMWGCMDESIVSITAALHAALACPATRYLDLDGSLDLARDVVTGGFVLKDGYLSTREAPGLGVQLLS, from the coding sequence GTGAAAATCGCCCAGGCCACCGCCCGGGTGGAGGCGTTCGCTCTGGTGCGGCCCTATACCATCGCCCTGCGGCACGTCGGCACCGTCGAGAACGTGATCGTGCAATTGCAGACCGCATCGGGGCTGATCGGTCTGGGGGCGGCTTCTGCGGCTGCGGACGTGACCGGCGAGAGCGATCAAGCCTGCCGCGAAGCGCTATTGGGCGGAGCGATCGGCTGGCTGGTGGGCGAGGACATCCGAGAATTGCCGAAGCTCTGCCGGCGGCTGGGCGAGCGGATGGCAGGCAGGCCCGCCGCGCGGGCGGCGGTCGATATCGCCCTGCACGACCTGTTGGCCCAGCACCTGGGGGTGCCGCTGGTGGCGATGCTGGGCCGCGTCCACACCGGCCTGCCCACCTCGATCACCATCGGCATCAAACCCCTCGACGAGACGCTCGCCGAGGCCAGGGAGTATCTCGGGCGGGGTTTTCGTATCCTCAAAGTGAAGACCGGCCTCGATCTCGAAGGGGACATCGAGCGGCTTGCCCGCCTGCGTGAACAGGTGGGCGACGCCGTTCACCTGCGCGTCGATCCTAACCAGGGCTACAGCATCGCCGAGGTGGAGCAGTTCGTGCGCCGCACGGCGCATCTATTTCTCGAATTTCTGGAGCAGCCCATCCCCGCCGGGGACATCGCCGCCCTGCGCGCCTTGCCCCCCGACATCCGCCTCCGCATCGCCGCCGACGAGAGCTTGCTGGATGAACGGGACGCGCTGAAGCTGCTGACTCCCTCCCCAGCCTGCGGCATCTTCAACATCAAACTGATGAAGTGCGGCGGCATCCGCCCGGCTCTAGCCATCGCGGGCCTGGCGGAAATCGCCGGGATCGAGTTGATGTGGGGCTGCATGGACGAGAGCATCGTCAGCATCACCGCGGCGCTCCACGCCGCCCTCGCCTGCCCCGCCACCCGCTATCTCGACCTCGACGGCAGCCTGGATCTAGCCCGCGACGTGGTGACGGGCGGTTTTGTGCTCAAAGACGGTTACCTATCCACCCGCGAAGCGCCCGGTCTGGGCGTTCAATTATTGTCATGA
- a CDS encoding DUF1611 domain-containing protein, which translates to MSDVDGTAIVICDGLYATGSGKTAHGLVREGERYKILAVIDEPTAGQDAGQALDDRHRNIPIYATIAQALAQLPVRPDYAVVGIATNGGKLTLSLRAQLREALEAGMHIVSGLHEYASDDATLAGTAKRLGLTITDIRKPKPKDQFHFWTGKIEALLTPRIAVLGTDCALGKRTTSRFLLDACTKAGIRTQLIFTGQTGWMQGAPCGFVLDSVVNDFVSGEIEHAILSCAERFAPQLILLEGQSALRNPAGPCGSEFILSGGARGVILQHAPGRLCFSGFEAQGIRIPPIAEEIALIELLGARVLAVTLNGEALTGDELIRAQKQLVEQLALPVVRPLEEGIGALVEPIRAFLRAETAR; encoded by the coding sequence ATGAGTGATGTGGACGGCACGGCGATTGTCATTTGCGACGGCCTCTATGCCACCGGCAGCGGCAAGACGGCCCACGGCCTGGTGCGCGAGGGCGAGCGGTACAAAATTCTGGCGGTGATCGACGAGCCGACCGCCGGGCAGGATGCCGGGCAGGCGCTCGACGACCGCCACCGCAATATTCCGATTTACGCCACGATCGCCCAGGCCCTTGCACAGCTCCCGGTACGCCCCGATTACGCCGTGGTCGGCATCGCCACCAATGGCGGCAAGCTCACCCTCAGCCTGCGCGCTCAGCTGCGCGAGGCGCTCGAAGCCGGGATGCACATCGTGAGCGGCCTGCACGAGTACGCTTCTGACGACGCGACCCTGGCTGGGACTGCCAAGCGCCTGGGCCTCACGATTACCGACATCCGCAAGCCCAAACCTAAAGATCAATTCCACTTCTGGACCGGCAAAATCGAGGCGCTTTTGACCCCCCGCATCGCCGTGCTGGGCACCGACTGCGCCCTGGGAAAACGCACCACCAGCCGCTTTTTGCTGGACGCTTGCACCAAAGCGGGGATCCGCACCCAATTGATCTTCACCGGCCAGACCGGCTGGATGCAGGGTGCTCCCTGCGGTTTCGTGCTCGATTCGGTGGTCAACGATTTTGTGAGCGGCGAAATCGAACACGCCATCTTGAGCTGCGCCGAGCGCTTTGCCCCGCAACTCATCTTGCTCGAAGGCCAGTCGGCCCTGCGCAACCCCGCCGGTCCCTGCGGGTCCGAATTTATCCTCTCAGGCGGAGCGCGCGGCGTTATCCTCCAGCACGCGCCGGGAAGGCTCTGTTTCAGCGGCTTCGAGGCGCAAGGCATCCGCATCCCGCCCATCGCTGAGGAGATCGCCCTCATCGAGCTGTTGGGAGCCCGGGTTCTGGCAGTCACACTCAACGGCGAAGCACTGACGGGCGACGAACTTATCCGCGCTCAGAAGCAACTGGTGGAGCAGCTGGCCTTGCCGGTGGTGCGCCCCCTCGAAGAAGGTATAGGCGCCCTGGTGGAACCGATCCGGGCATTCCTCCGTGCGGAGACGGCCCGGTGA
- the argF gene encoding ornithine carbamoyltransferase produces MSASLGATRFRPDLLSLDDLDEAQLHALLTLAHQLKRGERVANLHGKVLGLVFLKASTRTRVSFTVAMYQLGGQVIDLSPSNTQVGRGEPVRDTARVLGRYVDGLAIRTFAQTELEEYAHYAGIPVINALTDHEHPCQVVADLLTIRENFGRLAGLKLAYVGDGNNVAHSLLLGCAKVGMSIAVATPEGFTPDPAVSARASEIAGRTGAEVQILRDPFEAARGAHILYTDVWTSMGQEAETQHRLQLFEQYQINAALLNCAAAEAIVLHCLPAHRGEEITDEVMEGPRSRIWDEAENRLHAQKAVLAALMGGR; encoded by the coding sequence ATGAGCGCGAGTCTGGGTGCGACGCGCTTCAGGCCGGATCTGCTGAGTCTCGACGACCTCGACGAAGCGCAATTGCACGCGCTTCTGACCCTCGCCCACCAGCTCAAGCGCGGCGAGCGGGTGGCGAACCTGCACGGCAAAGTGCTGGGGTTGGTGTTTCTCAAAGCCTCCACCCGCACCCGCGTCTCGTTTACGGTCGCGATGTACCAGTTGGGTGGCCAGGTGATCGACCTCAGTCCCAGCAACACCCAGGTGGGCCGGGGCGAACCGGTGCGCGACACCGCCCGCGTCCTGGGCCGCTATGTCGACGGTCTCGCCATTCGCACCTTCGCCCAGACGGAACTGGAGGAGTACGCCCACTACGCGGGGATCCCGGTCATCAACGCCCTCACCGACCACGAGCACCCCTGCCAGGTCGTGGCGGACCTGCTCACTATCCGCGAGAATTTTGGGCGGCTTGCCGGGCTCAAGCTCGCCTACGTGGGCGACGGCAACAATGTCGCCCACTCGCTGCTGTTGGGTTGCGCCAAGGTGGGCATGTCGATCGCGGTCGCCACTCCCGAGGGTTTTACCCCTGACCCGGCCGTGAGTGCGCGCGCCAGTGAAATTGCTGGGCGCACCGGTGCCGAGGTGCAGATCCTGCGCGACCCGTTCGAGGCGGCCCGGGGGGCGCACATCCTCTATACCGACGTCTGGACGAGTATGGGCCAGGAGGCCGAGACCCAGCACCGGTTGCAATTATTCGAGCAATACCAGATCAACGCGGCGCTGCTGAACTGCGCCGCAGCGGAGGCGATCGTGCTGCACTGCCTGCCTGCCCACCGGGGTGAGGAGATCACCGACGAAGTCATGGAAGGCCCCCGCTCGCGCATCTGGGATGAGGCCGAAAACCGGCTGCACGCCCAGAAGGCGGTACTCGCAGCGCTGATGGGCGGCCGGTAG
- a CDS encoding S41 family peptidase: MKTPKFLLPVGLACATVLSLLSAFNMPSWANFKDAPKEIIDEVWQVVNREYVDPTFNNQNWQETRRKYLAKDYKSREDAYKSTREMLKGLGDPYTRFMDPKQYESMKVETSGDYQGVGIQLGLDEKTHELTVVSPIEDTPAFTAGVKPKDVLLSIDGRSTKGMDIDQAVNFIRGQAGTSVALKFRREGKPLTLSLVRTRIELKPVKYSLRTEGDRRVGYIRLSQFNAYAAKDMGNAVAKLTREQADGFILDLRSNPGGLLYASADIARLWLSEGTIVSTVDRDGQRESITVSRPAMTSKPLVVLVDGASASASEILGGALQDHHRAVLVGTRTYGKGLVQSVHSLSDGSGVAVTIAHYQTPSGRDINKKGIDPDIKVELTKEMAKNLKADQVATLADPQYARAVDVLGQQIAGMPVEQVVAAAGKPFPAERQPVAAENQTPVATP, from the coding sequence ATGAAGACGCCTAAGTTTTTGCTGCCGGTCGGCCTTGCCTGCGCGACCGTTCTGAGTTTGTTGAGCGCGTTTAATATGCCCAGTTGGGCCAACTTTAAAGACGCGCCGAAGGAGATCATCGACGAAGTCTGGCAGGTGGTCAACCGCGAGTACGTCGATCCCACCTTTAACAACCAGAACTGGCAGGAGACCCGCCGCAAGTACCTGGCCAAAGACTATAAAAGCCGCGAGGACGCTTACAAGAGCACGCGCGAGATGCTTAAGGGCCTGGGCGATCCGTACACGCGCTTTATGGACCCCAAGCAGTACGAGAGCATGAAAGTCGAGACCAGCGGCGACTACCAGGGGGTGGGTATCCAGCTGGGCCTCGATGAGAAGACCCACGAACTGACAGTAGTCTCACCCATCGAGGACACGCCTGCGTTTACTGCCGGGGTCAAACCCAAAGACGTGCTCCTTTCGATCGACGGCCGTTCCACCAAGGGCATGGATATCGATCAGGCGGTCAATTTTATTCGCGGCCAGGCGGGCACCAGCGTCGCGCTCAAATTTCGCCGCGAAGGCAAACCGCTCACCCTGTCGCTGGTGCGCACCCGCATCGAACTCAAACCCGTCAAATATTCGCTGCGCACCGAGGGCGACCGGCGCGTCGGTTATATTCGTCTGTCGCAGTTCAACGCCTACGCCGCCAAGGATATGGGCAACGCCGTGGCGAAACTCACCCGCGAGCAGGCCGACGGCTTCATCCTCGATCTGCGCAGCAACCCCGGCGGGCTTCTCTACGCCAGCGCCGACATCGCCCGGCTGTGGCTCTCCGAGGGCACGATCGTCTCGACGGTGGATCGCGACGGCCAGCGCGAGAGCATCACCGTGAGCCGCCCCGCCATGACCAGCAAACCCTTGGTGGTACTGGTGGACGGTGCTTCCGCCTCGGCCAGTGAAATTTTGGGCGGCGCGCTGCAGGACCATCACCGGGCGGTGCTGGTGGGCACGCGCACCTACGGCAAGGGGTTGGTGCAGTCGGTGCATTCGCTCTCGGACGGTTCGGGGGTGGCGGTGACCATCGCCCACTACCAGACACCCTCCGGCCGGGACATCAACAAAAAAGGCATCGACCCGGACATCAAAGTCGAGCTCACCAAAGAGATGGCCAAGAACCTCAAGGCCGACCAGGTGGCCACCCTCGCCGACCCGCAGTACGCCCGCGCCGTCGATGTGCTCGGCCAGCAAATCGCCGGGATGCCCGTCGAGCAGGTGGTGGCGGCGGCCGGCAAACCTTTCCCTGCCGAGCGCCAGCCGGTGGCCGCCGAGAACCAGACGCCGGTGGCGACGCCATGA